The nucleotide window CCAACTTTAAGATAGTGTTTTAAAACAGCAATAGGAATAGAAGAAAAGGCTATTTTCCGGGCGGCGAGCACGCGTGCGCGCGCGCACATTGTCTTAGTTAATGGGAGAATGCCGGGTTGCGCAgcttttaaattatgtcattttatGTTCGTGTCACGCCTCAATTTGGCACGCAGTTTGGTTACCTACTTGTGGTATATGGGGTTGTCATAACTGTCATAAGGCTTTAAGTACATGAAAAACGATGCAATGTCAATGTGGTGAAGACCGTCATCAGGTCGGCTAAGACCGTCTATATACAAGCTCTGTTGTCGCTAtacatactccacttacagaaggttggtagagcagaaggagtgaagctcttcctttctgactgtcTGTGCGAAGTAGGTACGTATTCAAATACGAGAGTTCATGCTCTATGACGGTCATCCCAACCAAAAACTTATATTTGCCACATTTATCTTGCATTACGTGATATGAGAAGGTTAATAAAAAGCTGTAAGGTAGTTTAGTTTGTAACATGATGGTTGCACTTTTACCGTCTTTCATGTCATGCGTCTCCCGCTCTTGCATTATTGTTAGAAAATGTCGATCACGACACAATAACAGACGATAAACGTGTGACCATATCACAGATCTTCAGGTGTTATGTTTTGGATACTTATTAGATAAAGTGAAGTGAAGTCGGTAACTTGTTGCACTTAAGTTGtcaaaatcaataaattatacACAATTTTTAAGAAGCGTTTCTATTATTCTATCTTATATTACCCCCTCGATTCATATTCACGAACTTCTCCTTCATCTCGTTCACGTTCTTCATAGTCTCGTTTGACCATTGACTGAAAGAACTGATCCCTAGCCAGCTTTGATGCTGCCTAACGAATTTGAACCTTTCGTTACTACACGTAGAGATTCTTCTCGATTGCGACAGGCCTCATGAGCCGCTTGCCCGAATCCCACTTAATTTCATCCAGCAGCTCCTCCCGCCGACTGCGGACCACTACTGCCAAATAGAGTAGTATCACTGAAAAAAAAGAAGATttaattaataggtatttaacaGTAATAGAATAAAAATCATGCGCCGAGAAAATACATGTACGTAAAAATGACTTCCTAACTTCCTATATCTATCTTCAGATAGGCAAAGCAGTTAAACGATATGGATACGGtgaggaaaatattttttctcccTTCGGAGCCGACTTATAATATCACTTAACTTGTCAATACTCAGAATCAGATCGTAATGATATTGATTCAACTTTAAGAAAGGTAAGCTTTCTGGATTTTCGGAACCTGATTAACGTAAGTAGACGAAATCAGGTAAACAGGCAGTAGTTTACGATAGAAGGATACAGGGTCTAATTAGAGAGAGAGAAGATCGTTGTAACTGGACGCTTTGGGTTACAAAACCCAAACGCAGAGACTGAATATCAGCTTAGTTCAGTTTACAGCAAGAAAGAAAGCCACGAAAAAGCCAAATACGCTGCTTCTAGGGAACTAAGTGGTAGTTAGAAGTGATCCCGAACATATCCCTAGCCTAGGTAAGCCCTAGAATGGACCCCGCAAGGAAAGAGAGGAATAGGTaggttttttttcattgttcctttaatataagaatttgtaatatcactcgcagatgtttctgcttgataaaaaatagtttagagGAATGGGTCGTTCCAAACAATCCTGGCGGCGTTCAGTAGCATTCGAGCTGGTGACAATCAGGTTATCATGGCCCAAGACGAATCCTGCAGCTCAAACCAGAACAAGATGGCGGCGTACTGTGGACGCCCACTGCCCCACATAGGGGACATAGGACTTTAAGTCAAGTAGAAGGTACTTACTGGAATAAAGAGAATAGATAGAGGTGACGTAACTCTCGCGGACGTCACCGCTGACGTACATCATGACCGTCCCCGCGCTGGAGAGGAGGAGTAGGCCGCCGCAGACTGTCCATGTGAGGAGCAGCCATGGCTGTATGAGGCTTGGACGCTTCTGGAAACAGAAGGTTCAGAGTTTAACCGGATGTCAGAAACATTTAAGCAGCAATAATGTCAAAAGGTCTGACGCGTTTATACGCAGTGGGATCTGAAATATTCTCGTTCAGTTTGAATTGATCAtaaatttatgtaagtatatgcATGTAAATATgacaaatatgtatttatgttgaaGTGTCAATAGGCGGGCCACATAGCCCATAGCAGCAACAGAGCCGGCACCGCGAACATTGCTGACACACAGATGTGATGTAGAATGTAGACTCACCTGGAACAGTCCGCAGACCATGGTGCTGCCAGTGATGAACTGCAGTGCAGACGTGACGGCAGCAACGCTGTAGAACAGCATGGTGGCTGGTGGCAGCCGTAGCAGCAACGCCGGCACCGCGAACAGCGTCGCTGACAGAGCTGCAAACAACTGAACAAACACAGAAATTTTTATAAGTTTCCAATGATAGAACACGagcaaaatgtttatttaatttaaaaaagcaCCATGACATTTTTGCCTCGGCAACGAACTCCAAGAatccattttaaaattattaatgtgAAAGTAATTATGTCCGGCGGACTGTTCACTTTTGGCTCGATTACGATAACATTTTGCCTGTACAAATTGTGGAAAGCTTGATCTTGTCAATGatcaaaaatcaactttatctATATGATTCAACCCGGTGGACTACAGTATGAATCCCAATGCTACAGGCAGTACTTGGGTACTGCCTGCGGGTTGGGATTGGTCCCACAAATCCTAATCGAACATGCGGAACTGCGGACAAACCTGATTGATAAAAATATCTAGGTACTCACCACGCATATGAATCCAGTAATCTTAGCGCCGACATCGAGGTTGATGCAGCAACAACAACTATTCAATCTAAACACACTCATAATCTATTCCTTTACACTTTTCACATAAATCCTCCAATCATTCGTCGACAGAAGTCTAAATATTATCTCTTTCCTACAAATAATTAATAGAGTCAAGAGTAGCTTACTACTATTTATAAATCTACTTCAAATGTGCGTTATTgcaaacttaaaaatatttcgtttacTACAAATGTGTATAATATAGTATTGTTGACAAGGGACTGGCGCCGCACAATCACTAGTTATCATTTATAGTTGATTAATTTTGATGATTTCATTATCCTCGCTGGCTCGTATCTGATAAGGGCAAACACTTGAGACGACGTTTAGGGCCCtgtttagggttccctacctcaaaaggaaaaaaaaaacggatctCATTTGTCattattgttttcgagctcccgatagtCGATAGTTTGTAGTCGATATTGCGacggagctcgaaaacaatatcccggtcgatataaatCAGTgaaaatctctgttttgacattttgctgggacgtcagttagccgcgaccacgaccagtgaaacctgtgtcgagacgtcggtaaataaaggtaacaaaataaattcgcgatggacccgattgtaaatgtgattttacGAGTATATTTGTTATTAGGAAAACCTATCTCTAGGAATCTACagacaagcgtgagtcggacttaagaaaaaaaaatgtggtgtACGATACGGAACccatggaacgcgagtccgactcgcacttggccgtttttagtGGTAAACGTGCAGCTACGCGAATTTTTAGGATAGTGTTGTCTTGTTTCGGAGAATTTCGATATGTTTTTTGTTAAGAAATTTGTACAAGAAATTCTAATAATTTTCCGACAATTTTACCTGTGTTATGTGTGCCACGAAAAGCACAGCGGCACagccacatattttgattaAGATAAGGTGTAGACTTGTAGAGTTTgcgaagttagggcttgtagagttagaagcttggctctacctacatgagatctgataactttttgacagtgcgagccttatggtttcgtcttggtaAGATTTTGGCGAGAGTAAAATCCTCTTATGATGTTATCATCATAAgcattaaacagtttttttatctttatttggcAAGagttatagtagattgttaaccaagggacgaaaggcactcattcctgccgaggtattttggcgctcgaacgcagtgagagcgccaatagtctgaggctgaaatgatgccattcacccgagttaaacactctacttgtTTGAGCGTTATATGTATTGTTTCAAGTTTTTATTGATACCTCAAACAGCTCGgtttagattaaaaaaaaaaagaaaacaaaatggcTATTCTCAATAAAATCTCCATGTTTGCACGTTGAACCAGTTTTGTATCATTTTTTGAATCCAATAAATTGTGCCGGCCCACGAGGTCggacactacttttcatttcgaatacgaggaatgtaaaatgaatgtgtttttttaaacatgactaagtataacatttttatagtatttcttgagggtactttcaattaacaatttaggcaaaagtatcgttatttatggaacggagagtcaaatatcataatggaaattgtataaaaaatttatttaaattcaaatttcaattgcttatcgtaaaaaaagtaaaaaaatcgtacttcgaacgtaaaatgctctagtgcagacacgtatcattttctgcacaccttttagaacaacaatgaccctctttcagagcgtgagaaatgaaaaatacattatacTTGCTGCCTGGTTGTAATAAACACCGAATTCTAGTTgttctatttaataattaaaaaaataacatttatttcaagttaCAAAGCTCATAATCAGttttaaaatatcataattCAAAATCGCCTATCATAAAATATTGGAGGAGACCTTGGTCGTGGATAGGACGTGTTTTGGCGGGTGTATTATTGAAATAGAGCCGGACCAGGCTATGCAGTGACAGAGTGTGGAACTGCCACCATAAACGAAAAATTCCTAGGTAAGTATATGAAAATATACTGTTAAACCTTTCTGAAATCAATGAAGGGCAGATAACAATTAATATATattcttaaggccgttccatcggtttgccgctgtctctgtcacatttcgcaagaaagaacgggaaagatcatgcgcgccaggtgtcaattttgatcgaattttgttgatttttatttattttaaaaacgttaccctacaatatcgaaattcgaaagctatgaaattattatttaagttaagattgttttttcttctttttttatttatagtatcacataataaataaccgagtaaagttggattaaaagtccgagttagaggttactttgggaattaattgtatcgagcgaagtgtcataattcgtgtatcggaagctatgatattaaagataatatagtcaagaactacatatatttcttccacgtctacgaatatcaacgcctcttaggaaaacaggatcatataaggagatttttcgccttctggctcagggaaccgccttaattaatttttaacaagcagatacgtctgcgatcgatgctattaagcttagaataaattcccacccaaggcagtaatttttccacttttaaatttattctaagcttaatatatATTCTTTATCTGGATTACGCCAGTAAGCTTACAATTCCTCATGGTTGTGAAATACCCTAGGTAGGTATCGAATTTACTGTCGTGTGTCATAGTCATAGGTACTAACATTAAGATAACTGCAAATTTTACGGTTAAACTCAAGTATTTTTAGTCAATCGCGCGACATGTCTCGGAGGGagaggtctccattttcaaaccGACCGGTTAACATAATTAACATTACCttaattactactactacatctACATTACTAGAGGTATCCTAATTAGGTGTGTCGCGATCAATAAGATAACTACGAATTGCTCAATAGGCTACAAGGCTCGCTCGCTGATAACTGCAGGAAAGTCCCGTCGCCGCGGAGTCCGAACACGAACTGAAGCCATTTCAAACtcacattttgacatcaaaattgtATCTAAATGATATCTTTTTGTTATCTTTCGACCGTGCGTCCCGCTCGCGCCAAGACATGTACGTACATGTATGAGAGAAATGtacgcgcgaatgataactaTATGACATCATATCTTAAATATAAAGTCAAATGTATTTACGTTCGAATTAGGCCGTTAGATAGTGTCGGCTAAAATGACCAAATAAATATCATAAGATCGTAACATTCGTAACACACCTTTTGTTACCGTGGAGATAaggatggtttttttttatgatatagataCCAAAGGAGCAGATAATTCGCCTAATGGTAGGCGATTacgacacccgcaacaccagaggggttgcaagtgcgttgccggcatttaagatgggagtaccgTACGCTCTTTCCGGAATGTTTGGCCACATTCGCCGTCACTAGATTactttatcatttaattatttatcatttaaacattattgcacagtaaaagttatacaaaaggcaaacttaatgccagaagacattctctaccagttaacctTTGGAGTTTGGATCAAATAGTAATAGTTGCAttctgtacctacctaatgtaATTAGCGCAATCTTGCAATTgaaaacgcatttttttttgtctgttacaCATGTAtgagatataatttattatacttaaaaggaagtcccagcctactaccttgtaatgtaacattttattaatgaaataaaatattttcattttcattttcattttcattttcgttttcaataatattatgtctgcttgtaaataatattaaataatattaaataatcaataaataaatagagaaGATTAGAtaagatacctatatataagtcAATCAATTTAGAAGTTAACAAGCTAAAAATCTCTATATAGGTAGGAATTTTGAAAATCAATTGACGACCATCGTAATCttgataaaaaagataaaaaccaTACATAAAATTCGAAGTCGATATTGCCCATATCTTTTTACCGGCGTCACAGCTTATCTTTGTAGAGGAAGAGCTGGCTGCGAAAATATCACCTCATTTTATAACGATTCATGGTAGTCTGGCtagaacatttaaaataataagttttttataACAGTtgttttttaagggttccgtacccaaagggtaaaaacggaaccctattactaagactccgctgtccgtctgtccgttcttctgtctgtcaccaggctgtatcttatgaaccgtgatagctagacagttgaaattttcacagatgatgtatttctgttgccgctataacagcaaatactaaaaacagaaaaaataaataagtgggGCAATACGTTAGAACAcaagtatataattttaatataacgatgtttttataaatattaaataaataaaacgtttattaacaggcaaggatcacccatgaaaaataTACAGACActaattacactatttaacactaattactacttaactaagcttacaataaataaattgcaattATGTCACAAGTACATCATACGACGTTATTTCCGATTCTCATCTCGGTGTACAGACACCCAATATCGGAAAAATAGGCTAtccggatccctaaaaatggtTTTCAAAATTTCGTTCTGTGAGCGCCCCAGCCTCTCCCAAAAGGAAGCCACACGTGCCCTCATCACCTATTGCCGCCAGCTCTCAGCCTATTGCAAATCATGGCCAAAGATATCACCTCGGCTACACACACACCCATGTAACACCTATAGTTCTGCGTAACCATTTGTTTACATTCAACTTTAGTGAGTTTGTATGTTGTGCTAGCATAGCGAACTGCATTCATGTTCTCTTAGACACTGAATTTGCTATAAATCTGTTGACTTCAATGTGAAATAGTGAAGTTACGAGTGACAGTGAAATAAAACACAATGGGTGTACCAATGTTGAAGAACTGTTGCTTTTGCGCGAGTTTACACACAGGAATGCTCATTATAGCATATTTGTATTCAGTGAGTATACGGCCTGCAATTCTAGTgcttacaaataactattcagtCTTACGTTAACGCCTTTAGTGAAATAACTAAGagaatatataattttagggtTATTTGAAGGCCTAAAATCTGAACTGATTTGTTATCTCAAAACAAAAGGGAATCATATGATAATTTAGACATTTATACCTAAGTGTTGTGACACTACCATAAGTTGTTTAAGTATACGCTTAACTTTCACTtagaaaaactgtttaaggTTATAATTTCAGGAATGATATGAATAGAATTTCAGTAATGTGTAAGTTTTAACTCCTAAAATTAAAAAGCGTCTAAATATACAAGTGATTACTTTTGCCGTTAAAGAATAAACAGGCGTTATAAAACGGTGAAGTGAAGTAAGGTTTGTAATAAAATTAGGAGACTAATTTTCATTTGTTTGAATATATGACTGAGTATAGGTTTGAGGGAtaggggctgcgacccccgtTCCGGCTCTTACCTGGTCCAGCAAATATCGCTGGCCGTGCAACGCGGCAATGCCGCTAGCATTGTTGGCACGTTTGGACCAGGTGACAGTCGGAACGGGACATAGgccttttatatacctacctatacattgcCTGTTAGtttgctaaaattataattaattttatttttaggtttagtacttctagttttaattttatattatgtgcTGTGTTcaagataaaataagtattttactataaatataattattctatatatgtatgtactacagtttaaattaaaacattggTGTTTTATGACTGAGTATAGTCATGTTTAGTCATATGACAGAAAGTATTTTACTGAACTTCATCTCAgtggtatgcagggtaacgtTAACAATTGAAATTCATaacataattttcttttaaactttAATCTAGTACGGTTTTGTACACAGTTGACTCTTGCAAATATGATAATATATAGTTTTCATATGTTTCGCTCTGGCATTAAA belongs to Cydia strobilella chromosome 15, ilCydStro3.1, whole genome shotgun sequence and includes:
- the LOC134747739 gene encoding uncharacterized protein LOC134747739, which produces MSVFRLNSCCCCINLDVGAKITGFICVLFAALSATLFAVPALLLRLPPATMLFYSVAAVTSALQFITGSTMVCGLFQKRPSLIQPWLLLTWTVCGGLLLLSSAGTVMMYVSGDVRESYVTSIYSLYSMILLYLAVVVRSRREELLDEIKWDSGKRLMRPVAIEKNLYV